GAGTTACCTATTTGAACACCGTCAGTGTTAAACATTAGTGTCACAGTACACTGATCATTAATATGAACCCGTTTATACTCACTACTATTACAAATGTCTCTAATATTTCTTGAAGGACAAGTTTGTatcatacttttatattcatttattacacGTCCCAAATTACGGTGTTcaaagagaaatttaatttgtttctcCACATTAAAcccataaaaatatttacgctCAGCACACTCACAAACTTCACAATTTCCTTCCATTCTTAAGAACAAATGACACTTTGAACAATAAGGATACGCTGTTTCAGTAAGGGATGGAACTAGACTTGTAACAAATTTAAGAAGTAAATGCACTGATTTCGGCATATGGTTTGGCTTTGGTATGTGTTTAAGAAATGTTTGTAAATGGTCTTCTAAGCTTTTCTTggtttcattattattaaaattatcctgAATAATGTCAAGTACAGCCTCATGTACAGTACTATGGCTGCCGTCATATAAAAATGGAGACTCATCAGGTTGCAATATATCATCATCAGAATTATTTTCACTCAAAGTATCACTGCTTGAATCATTCCACGTATCAACATCACTGGAAGTACTTAAATTACTGCCATTCTCACTACTTACTACTAATGAAACAATAGAGGACAGGTGACTATTGTCATCATTGCTATTGTCAAAATCGTGCACTGCTTCTTCCAATAATTCATTTGGTACAACACAACTCTCCACTTCTTGGAGGTTCGTTACAAACTCTtgcctttcttcttcttccttttcaaAGTTAGACTCCAGCTGAGATGGTATTTTATTGGGGATAGAGTTGACACAAATCTACAatggtataataataataataatgataataatgatgatgatacgaaaacacacacatacacaatactaatataaaaaaataaatacctgCAGTTCATTTAAGAAACTTGGATGCTGCAATTTGCTTGGCATAACTTTCCATGTCCGCTGCTTTTTGAAGGACGGGCCAGCATTATCTGGAGAACGCGATGATGAAGAATAAGCTGATTCTGATGCTGATGAGTATTGCTGCTTTTTGAAGGGCAGGCTAGCATCTGGAGAACGCGATGATGAAGAAGCTGATTCTGATGCTGATGATGAAGAAGCTGATTCTGATGGCAGGCTAGCATCTGGAGAACGTGATGATGAAGAAGCTGATTCTGATGGCAGGCTAGCATCTGGAGAACGCGATGATGAAGAAGCTGATTCTGATGCTGATGAGTATTGCTGCTTTTTGAAGGGCGGGCTAGCATCTGGAGAACGTGATGATGAGTATTGCTGCTTTTTGAAGGGCGGGCTAGCATCTGGAGAACGTGATGATGAAGAAGCTGATTCTGATGCTGATAAGTATTGCTGCTTTTTGAAGGGCGGGCTAGCATCTGGAGAACGTGATGATGAAGAAGCTGATTCTGATGCTGATGAGTATTGCTGTTTTTTGAAGGGCAGGCTAGCATCTGGAGAACGCGATGATGAAGAAACTGATTCTGATGCTGAAGAGTATTGCTGCTTTTTGAAGGACGGGCTAGCATCTGGAGAACGTGGTGATGCCATTTGTGTGACcgctgcaaaaaaaattacttaaatacCGGAGTTGGGGGTATAATTAACtagttaaaaaaagttaaaaattaaataatacggttaaaaagttatttaaaaattttatacttaacttaattaattttaaatgagttaatttttaactttaacttatAGCTATTTTTAAAACACATAAACTTTATTAACTGTTCTTTAaggtaaaaatttatctatataaaaaaaaagaattattaaacaatgggaattatatatatatatatatatatatatatatatatatatatatatacaatttccacaaaaatatttctttgttatgTAAACTTactttacaaataaaatactaaatttatttcataatttatataataatttgtttgagTAATCCCacaactttaaaaaattacaattttttaatttaatataatgctTTTCAACTTATcaactttaaatttaactgaaattaatttaatgttaatgtaatttttaactgaGTTGGATTTTTATTCATGTAACTTTTAACgtactaaataaatttatgagccattataactttaacttaacttagtttaaaaattaaatatattagctTACCCGACTCCGTTAAATATACACAATCCATGTAGATTTAAGGCagcaataataatgaaatgaaGCGACGCGAGTCTCCAACACAGTAATCCAAAATGCGATCACTAacacattaaaatttagtttttgaTACAAGTTTGGTTTAGCTGCATACAGAACCTATATCACCCAAAAAGAATTAAGGTATAAAATAtggcatacatatatatatatatatatatatatatatataaagaggatatatatattttatttaagtagatattatttaactagatatatatgtctatatataaatgtttattccTCTTTCATTTATATCGGTAAATATGAAATGTAAGGGTATAAAACACGCACTCATAACCTATTCTATCATTATACGGAGTATATTAATCTTTCATCAACTTACCtactttacaaaatataattataggaCAAAGCTTGTAAAGAGATCGAGTTTCAATATCACTCTGTGACATGACCGTTTTGTACATCAAGTACAGACAATTGATCCTTATTGTTTGTTGCCAACATTTAGATAGCGATAATAAATCTCATTAATAATGAGAAATCATAGTTAAAGTGcgattttctcattattttggCCATAATACGGATTTTACGATTCTAGTAATAAATCTCCTGTCGACCCTGTTAATGGTTATTGGTTATAGCGAATCCTGGCGAATCCGCAAATGCGTGCGGAAGTGCATTTATAAGTGCACTCATTAGCATAACATGGTTGCTTTAGGTAATTCGAGAAAGTTTGACTCATGATTTGACCGTTTCATATCAAGTGTGCCGACCGGTTTAGAATTGAGAAAATCGGTATCAGTATCATCTGTAGAGGTTTGCTGCAATTAATAGTTTTAGTAAGGCTCTAAAAATGTGAGTATAATTGCGTCCAACATTTTGTATCCAAACATATGTGAAAAGTTGAAAACATAACCTTTCAAGAAACCTTATTGCGTAGACGTCAATACGCTTTTCGGTCTcgcaattaatgtaaaagatttttataattaattgcaacgTAGCCAGTCATTTAGGAAGCAGAGAAAACCAGACCGAAAAGCATATTGACGTTTACGAAAAGGTTAGGTTATGTTGGATAAGTTGGATAGTTTTAGTTCGTGCATAGCGACCgcttaaaagaaattgaattgtAGTGATTACAATATGAGTGATACCGATAAATGGTTTGTGCTGGAGGAAGAGGATGAAATGTCATTCTCCACCGTACATCAAAGTGATGTTATCTACGACGAGAAGACAGTAAAAGTGGGTGATAgcgtaacttttttttacaataagaaGGATTTTCTTGGACAAGTGCGCCTGATCAGTggtaagttaattatttagtataaaatagaTTCATGCAATGCCGGCGCGGTGGTCAACTTTGTAACGGTTATTTCTATGAAACTACTTTTTTACAAATCATTACTCTACATTCTAAATTACcactatttattatactaGACACTGAAATGTATTGTCTTCTGTGTCTGGTGTGAATAATGAGTAGTAGTACTTTCATGTATAGTTCCTAAAATGAAAAGATTCCAGCAAAAGCAGAAATAgcatttacaaaattacttcGTAAGTCGCTAATTGGTACACTTTTCGTTCATTTCAtggttattttaattataagtttttatgCTTTTCGACAGACGATCATGAACAGTGTGTAAAGGAAGCCATAAGACTTAATAAgttaagaaagaaagagtcgCAACAAGCTAATGATGGTCGTTGCTCATTCCATGCCGAGCCTAAGAAAGTAAGGAAAGCTGCTGCTAAAGCCAAATCAACTTTGACCAATATAAAAAGCAATCAGAAACAGATATTGAAACCTAGCCAAGCAGAAAAAAAGGCTCGTTTAAAGAAGGCAAGTTGttgctattataattttactactATTAGTCAGTGATcctctgtttcatatatttaaaatgttttttttttttgttagtaCTGAAAATGTATAGGAAATTTTGCAGTTAGAGATTAATATTCTAACAGTTTACTAAAGTAACTATATATACCcatttatcttacaattagagctAATAGAATCACTCTAATAATGACTTAACAGCTGTTTGTATACTGATtaaatattgctttttttttaatgaaaacatGAGAAagtcaaaaaaattaagactGGAATTTTTTCAGTTTAGATCGAAAATTTGTGTCGACTCTAAGAGCATCCCTGCTCTGTTAAAACAGCACCACGACTTTTGGCCTTCCTGTAGCTTACCTTCGTCGCATTGGAATGATCGAAAtacatatgaaaaattttagttgTAAAATATGGATCGAATGATCTGGGGGTCAATTGTGAATCTGAaactaatgtaaaaattacaaaaatgaacAAATTTGCTACATTTCGACAAATGAAATCGTTGATACTCtagtgaatttttttatttttgtattttttaccgTATTATTTTTACCTCGTTTCAAGATATGTAATCGAGCTCCTGAACTGAAAAGCAATTGATCttagttattttaactttGTCATGTTTgtactaaataaaaaactaacaTCCAATCAAAGCAGCTGGCCATCAACAGAGATTAACTCACAAATAAACGGTGAGAGTAACCATCAGttaaaagtaagtaatttGTTCTCATATGGTTTTGCAGATAACCAAAGACAAAAAGAGGATTGAATTAAAAGAGAACATGGAGAAACTGGTCAATAAACGACTCCTGGAGGATGATGATGTTTTTGTGAGTATAATAAGCTGTATCAGAGATTGATGCAATGAGCAACTCTTGAAATTTTTGATATGCCCTTTATTATCTTCTTAGGGTAAGAAAACTATACCAATTAAAAGGGCCAATACGTTATCTGTTCAGCCTCATGAGGAATCTGATGTAGATAATAATAAGGAAGTGGAGGTAAGTCGCGCTGTTAGTTACGATTCATCAAAgtgataaaactttttattcaccgctgttttaaaattttttattctgtcaGGAAATGGATTCCAACTCATCAGAAAGTAGAAACAGTTATGGTAGTTCAACTGATAATTCTGATGATGAAGAaattgagaaagaaaaggTTAGcagtataattttcttttaacttttcttGTGATCTCTGacatattctatatactgtaaaattatatattttttgtgtagtTGATAAGACAACTATCTGCCAAGCTTGATATTACAATGTTACGGAAACTGGCTAATAAGGATGCTACTGAAACCACTTCTAGCAAGGCCAGTAGTTTACTTGCCCAATTAAGTAGTTCATCACATGACTACTTAGGTAAAATCAACTGATTTCATGCATTTGTGTGGTTTTTCTGTAGGTTGTAGAAATCAATTGGTCAATGGAAAAGTCAATTGCTCATTTTTTTGCTACAGATGCAGAGAATTCATTCGGTAATGGTTCTCATGATTCATCTAACCCTTCCCGAAGCAATGGTCAAGAAGTCAAATCTAATAAACCTGAGAATCTTGGCAATGTCAATAACGGACCCAACAATCTTCCAGACCCATCTATTGTGGATCAGCAGCCCATTAATGCATTTCATGAGGATATGTCTATTAATACGTGTAATGTAAATCCACccattaatgataataataaacaaaatgtaGGAAATGGTCAGATCCAAATTTATACCATCACTAATCCAGAAAGAGTAAGTAAAATCAATTCGATTGTCCCAAGATACAAGAGCTGAGCAacttttgaatataaaatttactgaCCCATATTGCCACTCCTAcatctttgataaaaattttgtaaaaaattcagGAGTTTCTATAATCTAGTGTAAGAGAATGGaaacttttttcaaatgtcACAGCTACTGAATTTTGAGAAAGTTACTAATGTTGTGTTGGcattttacagaaatattttaagaaggAAAACTAACTATTGTTAATCCTTGCAGGGTGTCTGTATTTCTGAAGAAGATCAAATATACTGTACCAAGAAGGCTTATACTAAAGCAGAGGAATCGAATTGTGCAACAAAGGCTCTTCGAGCTATGTTGGAAGGTGTCTTCACCAAAGACACGTTAATGCGCTGCTCTGTCTCAGGGCTGCCTCCCAGAGGCAAAGGGCGACAAGCTTACACACAGGATCCGTCAATGGTCTTAAATGCCCTTCCTATTGAAGGAGTAGATGCCATTATTAGTAAGTAGTGTTGGGATAcagtaatagaaaaaaattttgaatgctCTTGTTATTGATCTCTTTCCCATCTTTTTCATGCAGATAAAGTCTTGGTTTTGCAAAGAGAAAAGCGTATGAGACCAAAAAAGGTACAGTCTGAGTTGCGGTCAACTTTGTCCACCCGTCTATGTGAAATACGTAAGAGGGAGCAAGCGATATTGCAACAACAGAACCAGAGGCAGTAGATTGACAAAGAGGGCTGCTTCTCACTCGTCccatttataacttttttacttttacggGACCTAATAAGATTCCTACTTTAATATTTGGCATTTAGTTCCCTTGTGGACAGAccttccatttttattttgaaattttttttatatacttatttgtCCATAGATTGTGTATgaagcattattttttaattttttattactttaattgaatttaa
The Temnothorax longispinosus isolate EJ_2023e unplaced genomic scaffold, Tlon_JGU_v1 HiC_scaffold_305, whole genome shotgun sequence DNA segment above includes these coding regions:
- the LOC139824250 gene encoding uncharacterized protein produces the protein MVLQITKDKKRIELKENMEKLVNKRLLEDDDVFGKKTIPIKRANTLSVQPHEESDVDNNKEVEEMDSNSSESRNSYGSSTDNSDDEEIEKEKLIRQLSAKLDITMLRKLANKDATETTSSKASSLLAQLSSSSHDYLDAENSFGNGSHDSSNPSRSNGQEVKSNKPENLGNVNNGPNNLPDPSIVDQQPINAFHEDMSINTCNVNPPINDNNKQNVGNGQIQIYTITNPERGVCISEEDQIYCTKKAYTKAEESNCATKALRAMLEGVFTKDTLMRCSVSGLPPRGKGRQAYTQDPSMVLNALPIEGVDAIINKVLVLQREKRMRPKKVQSELRSTLSTRLCEIRKREQAILQQQNQRQ